The window GACCATCTCCCCTTTTTTCGGCACGGAGTCCACGGTATAGCCCAGGCGTTCGAGCAGGGCGGTCACATGGTTGTCCACGGTGATTCTGGTCATCACCTTCTCGTGGCCCTCGCCCCGTCTGGGGTCCCGGTTCACGTGCTTGATCAGCTGTTTGATGGTGTCCCGCCCATTGCCGACCACATGGGCGGGCACCCGTTCTGCAGCTGCGATCAGCTTGCCATCAATGATCAGGACCCGGTAGTCTTTTCCCCTGAACTGCTGTTCCACCACCACATGGCGGGAGTGCTGGAAAGCCTCCTTGAAACCCCAGCGCACCTTTTCAGGCGTGTCCAGTCCCAGGTTGACCCCTCTGCCGTGGTTGCCATCAAGGGGCTTGGTGACCACGGGATATCCCATGTCCTCGGCAACTTCCACTGCCTCATCGTCGGTGTAAACAACCTTGCCTTCGGGCACAGGAAGGTTCACCTGCTGCAGGAGTTGACGGGTCAGGTCCTTGTCTCCGGCGGCTTCCACCGCCAGATTGGAGGTTCTGGAGGTGACGCTGGACCGGATGCGCTGCTGGTACTTGCCGTACCCGAGCTGCACCAGACTGAAATCATCCAGACGGATGGTCGGGATGCCTCTGCGTCTTGCTTCTTCCACCAGAGAACGGGTGGTGGGGCCCAGGGCATAGCGGGCGGCCACATCACACAGCACCTCAAGCTCTGCCTCGAAATTCACCGAGGATTTGGGATTGAAAGGCAGGCGTTCCTGCTCAGGGATCAGAAGTTCAATGTCCTGCACACCCTGGAGGTGTCTGGGCAGCAGGGAGTTGACCGTTCTGAGGGCGAGGTATCCGGCAAGCAGGCCCACCCGCTCATCCCGGTAGCTGTACATGATGTTGTAAACACCGACAGGTTCACCGTAACTGCGGGTTTTGCCGTAGGTCACAGGTGTCCCTGCCAGATTCTGCAGTTCCAGAGCGACATGCTCCACAATGTGCCCCATCCAGGTGCCTTCCCTGAGCCTGCGCACAAAACCACCGCGTTCACCATAACTGCAGGTGTGTTCCTCCAGGGTGGGAACCAGTTGCAGAAGCTGGTCCGTGAAGTTGGGGATGGCATTGCTGGGAAATTCCTCCAGGGTCCCGAGGTCGATTTTGATGCGGATCATGGGCTCATAACCGTGGATGTTGGGTCCCCGGTAAATGCGTTTTTCCAGCACCTTCATGGGTCTGGGGTTGCTTTTTTTGCTGGATTTGCTGGATGAAGACGTCATGGGAGTCCTTTCACAGAGGTGGGAAAAGAGATGTTCGGTGCGTCTTCCAAACATCTGCAAAACTTTGGGGAATCGGATGCCAATTCAGGGAGCAGGAGCCATGTTGGGGTGAGACCCTGGGGGTCCTGCAGGGGTCCAGATGAATGGTCCGTTCAAACACGCTCCTTTCATGGTTGCTCTGGCAAAACCTTACAAATCTGACGAAAGACAGGGTTGCCCAGCACAGACCTGCAGGCCCCTCTGGTTTTTTCCCTACTGTACGCCCGGCCACTGAATTGGGGCTGTACCATTTCGAAAGATGGACAAGGTCAGAATAGTCTCAGGCAGTGACAGAAATGTGATAGGCACCTGTAGCAGCACTGTAAGCTGGCACCAGAAACTTGAACCTTCATTAATGGTTTTCTTCCACCATTGCAGAGATAGCGTGAAAGGCCACAGTTATTGATGTTCGCAAAAAGCTTGAGAGTGCTTTTTGCTGAGCAACGCGAATGGAACGGTCAGGACACCTGAGAAACCTACAGTTCCTTTGGCGCAGATCAATAGGGCCATTACGGGCAAATTACGGAAAAACAGAGTTTACCACTCACATTTATTAAATATCAGGACAAATGTCCTAATGACATGTCCTGTTTAAAAAGGGACAGGCGACCCTACAACAAATGAACTCAACATTATTAAATGGACACATGGATGCTCTCCTGCTTTCACGCTGGCAATTCGGGATCACCACGCTCTACCACTTCCTGTTTGTCCCGCTCACCCTTGGCCTCTCTTTCATGGTCGCAATTTTTCACACCATTTATTACCGCACCGACAATTCCCAGTACAAAGACCTCGCAAAATTCTTTGGGAAACTCTTCGTGATCAATTTCGCCCTCGGTGTCGCCACCGGGATCGTTCAGGAATTCCAGTTCGGCATGAACTGGAGCGAGTACTCCCGCTTCGTGGGAGACATCTTCGGGGTGCCTCTGGCCATTGAGGCCCTGATGGCCTTCTTTCTGGAATCCACCTTCCTGGGCCTGTGGCTATTCGGGTGGGGCAGGCTCCCGAAATGGGTGCACCTGGCCAGCATCTGGCTTGTCGCCCTCGGCTCAACCCTCTCTGCGATCTGGATTCTGGTCGCCAATGCCTGGATGCAGATGCCCGTGGGCTACACCCTTACGGACGGCAAACCCATGCTCAGTGACATCTTCGCCGTGATCATGAGCGAACAGGTGCAAAGCCAGGTGCCCCACACCCTGGTGGGCGGGTACATCACCGGAGGCCTTTTTGTGCTGGGCATCAGTGCCTACCACATGCTGAAAAAGAACCGTCCAGAGTTCTTCCAGAAGTCCTTCCAGATCGCCCTGATCTTCACTGCGGTCTTTTCCCTGATGGCCGCCACCACCGGCCACAAACAGGCCCAGCACGTGGCGGAAAACCAGCCCATGAAGCTTGCCGCCATGGAGGCCCTGTGGAAAACCGAACAGCCAGCCAGTTTCTCCCTTTTTGCCATCATCGACCAGGCAAAAGGGGAATCCCTGCGTGAAATCAAACTTCCGCTGCTGCTGAGTGTGCTGGCCCACAACAACACCACAGGAGAAGTCAAAGGCATTGAAGAACTCCAGAAGACGCTGGAAGCGAAATATGGCCCTGGAAACTACATTCCTCCGGTGACCGTGCTGTACTGGGCCTTCCGCATCATGGTGGGTCTGGGCATGGCTTTCATTCTGCTGAGCCTGTGGGGCCTGTGGTCCTGGTGGAGGGGAAATCTGCAGAACAACCGCCTGCTCCTCACCCTCAGTCTGGTGATGCTTTTCATGCCTTATGTGGCCAACAGTGCAGGATGGATTGTCACGGAGATGGGCAGACAGCCCTGGGTGGTGTATGGCCTGCTGAAAACCGTGGAGGCCGTTTCCCCGACCATCAGCAGCACCTACGTGTGGATCAGCATGATTGGCTTCACGGTGATCTATGGTGTCCTTGCCGTGGTGGATGTGGTGATGCTCAGGCGTTACGCCCTCGCCTTCCCTGCTGAAGCAGAGAACGACGACAGACCCCAGAATTCCGGCAGTGGTACAGGCCGACTGGTGGAGGTGAAATGATGGATCTGCAATCTCTGTGGTTCATCCTGATCGCAGTGCTGTTCATCGGGTATTTCTTTTTAGAAGGTTTTGATTTCGGGGTGGGGATGCTGCTCCCCATCCTGGGCAGAAACGACACTGAAAAACGGGTGATCCTGAACAGCATTGGCCCCTTCTGGGATGCCAATGAAGTCTGGATCATCACGGCGGCTGGAGCGATGTTTGCAGCCTTCCCGGACTGGTACGCCACCCTCTTCAGCGGTTTTTACCTGCCCATGTTCCTGATTCTGGTCGGACTCATCGTGCGGATTGCCGGGATCGAGTTCCGGGGCAAGGTGCACAGTCCGGCCAAACGCGACCTGTGTGACCTGATGATCTTCCTGGGGTCGTTCCTGCCTGCCTTCATGTGGGGCCTGATCATCACCAACATTGTGCGGGGTCTGCCCATTGACGCCAGCAAGAACATGGTGGGAGGTCTGGATGTGATTTTCCATCCCTACGCCCTGCTCGGGGGTCTGGTTGCTGTGGTGGTCTTCATCCTGCACGGAGCCCTGTTCCTGTCCCTGAGAACCACCGATCCCCTCAGGCTCCGCGCCCACAAGGCCGCCGAAAGGTTCTGGCTGCCCGCAGGCCTCCTGCTGGCCGTTTTTGCGTGGCTCGGACGTTCCCAGACCCACCTGTTCGATGGCATGGGCCTCGTTCCCGGAACCCTGCCCTTGCTTGCCATTCTGTGTTTCCTTTTCATTCCCATTGCCCTGCGGATCAAAAACGACGCTCTGGCGTTCATTTCGGGCAGTGCCATGATTCTCTTTGCAACGGTCGTGGCCTTTGAAGGTCTGTATCCCAACGTCATGCCAAGCACCCTGGGAGAGGCCCTGAGCCTGACCATCCGCAACGCTTCGAGCAGCGATTACACCCTCAAGGTGATGACGGTGGTGGCCCTCACCTTGCTGCCTTTCGTGCTTGGGTACCAGATTTACACCTACTGGGTGTTCCGCAAACGGGTCACCCCACAAACCCTGGACGGAGGGTACTGAACGGTGAAACCCTTTCTCACCCGGGCAGGAACCCACCAGATTGCTGTCACCAGCGCACTGTTCGCGGTGCTGACGACTGCGCTCACCCTGGTGATGTGGTTCTGCGCTGCCCGGGTGCTGAATGCGGTTCTGCTGGAGCTTCGCCAGGACTGGACCCTGCTCCTGTGGATCGGGGTGTGCTGGGCTCTGCGTGGGACTTTGCAGGTGCTGAGGGATCGGGTGGTCTTCCAGCAGGCCCAGCGCATCAAAACCGACTGGAGACAGCAGCTTTTTCAGTCCCAGATGCAACAGAATACCGAGCACCATGAACAGCAGGTGCTGGGCAGAACCCTCAGTGTGCTGGATGAAGGCATCGAGCAGGTGAGCAAATTCCATGAGCGGTTCCTGCCTGTTGCTGCCAGCAGTCCGGTTCTGGCAGGTCTGGTTCTGGTGGTGATGTTCACCCAGGACTGGGTTTCTGCCCTGCTGGTGATGGTGACCGGTCCCCTGATCATCCTGTTCATGGTGCTGATCGGCTACGCTGCGCAGGCCTATCAGGAGGAACAATTCAGCAGTCTGGGCCTGCTGAGCACCCACTTTGTGCGGACCATGCGCAACCTGCCCATCATCCGGGCTTATGGCTGGCAGCACAAGGCACTTTCAGAGTTGAAATCTGCCAACTCCAGCCTGCGGGTGAAAACCATGCAGGTGCTCAGGGTGGCTTTTCTTTCTGGCTTTGTGCTGGAGCTCGGGGCCACCCTGAGCACCGCTCTGGTTGCTGTTGCCATTGGGGTTCGGGTGTTTGAAGGCAAGATGGAGTATTTGCCTGCGCTGTACGTGCTCCTGCTGACCCCGGAGTACTTCCTGAGCCTGCGCAACCTGGGCAGTGAGCACCATGCTTTCATGGAAGCGCGTGCTGTGCTTCCTGAAGTTCTTAGGCTGGATCAGCCCCGGAAGCAGGCACCCGAAAGAACAGAAATTTTGCAGCGGCCTCCAGAAATTCTGTTGCGAAATGTGAGCATTGCACGAGGAACCGGGATGCTGCTGCAGGGCCTGAATGTCTCCGTGCCCTCTGGTGGCCTCCTCAACATTGCAGGACCCAGTGGATCGGGAAAAACCACCCTGGTGTCTGCCCTGCTGGGCATGCGAGATGTGGCGGAGGGTGAAATTCTGCTGGCAGGGCATTCTGTGCAGTTGATTCACCCCGATGAATGGAAAGCACGGGTGGCCTACGTTTCACAGTTTCCGGTTTTTGTGTCAGGAACCATCCGGGACAACCTGCAAGCAGGACGGCCTGACGCCACAGACCCAGAAATGGTGGAAAGCCTGAAAAGAACCCACCTCTGGGAAGCCCTTCAGCATCGGGGTGGTCTGGACCTGCCCCTCAGCGAGGGGGCCCTCAACCTCTCTGCGGGAGAGCGTGCCCGTCTGGCCCTGTCCCGTGCTTTCCTGAAAGACGCCCCCCTGGTGGTGCTCGATGAACCCACCGCCCACCTGGACCCCCAAACCGAGGAACGTTTGATCCCCATCCTGAAAGACCTGATGACAGACAAAACCTCGGTCCTGATCACCCACCGCAGGGCTTTGCGGTTTCCCGGCGCAAAAGTGCTTGCCCTTTCTGGAGAAACCACCCATGCCTGAGTCCCGCTGGATGCCCCTGCTTGCTGTGCTGTGCAGTGTCCTGATGGCCCTTTTTGGGGTGGGACTGATGACCAGCAGTGGGCACCTGCTTTCCCGGGCAGCCCAGCACCCGGAAAGCATCCTGCTCCTGATGCCCATTGTGACCACTGTGCGCTTTTTTGGCCTGGGACGGGCTGCCCTGCGTTACGCGGAGCGCCTCACCTCCCACGAGGTCACCCTGCGCCGCGTGGAAACCACCCGACTGAAGGTGATGCAGGGCTTTCTTGACCGTTTCACCTACCGCCTGATGGGAGACCAGAGGCAAGACGCACTGGAGAGCATCCGCAAAGACACCGAAACCCTGCAGAACCGCTTTCTGACGGTGGACCTGCCAGCACTCACCACCTGGACTGTGACCACTTTGACCTCTGTCATTCTGTTCAAGCTGCTGCCTGCTGCAGCCCTGCTGTGGATGGCTGCCTCAATCCTGATCCTGGTGTTTGTTCCGGTGCTCACACGCAGGCCCATGATGCAGCGGACGGAGCACCTGATCCAGCTGAGGCATGCCCGCAGTGCCCGGTACCGCACCCAGCTGAAACACAGCCTTGAACTGCGTTTCCTGCACCTCCCCACCGCACAGAATGCTGCTGTGCTGGACGAGCAGATCCGCACCGTGGAAGTGCAGTTGAAGCACCTTCAGACTGCTCTGATGCTGGCCCGTGAACTGGTGCTGGCCCTTACGCTGGTTGCTGTCCTGTTCCTGCTGGTTCAGTCCGCCCTGCCTCTGGCATGGATTTCTGGGATCTGGCTGGGGGTGGTTGCCGCTTCAGAAGTGCAGGTGGCCTATTTGAACCGCATCCCAGAGCAACTGAAGGTCCAGAGCATTGCACTGCCAGACCACATGCCTGCTGCTGCATCTGAATGTCCATCTGGAGAGGTGCTGATTTTTGCCCTGCCCACAGGCCAGAAAGTGACTGTGCGCCCCGGAGACCGCATCCTGATCACTGGGCCAAGCGGCATCGGCAAGAGCACCCTCTTTGAGAAACTGCTGGGCTTTCGTGAACTTGAATCAGGTGAAGCCCTGCTGGAGGGAAGAGACCTGTGTGATGCTCCAGCGCGGGAAAACCTCTTCGCCTGGGCTCCACAGGAACCTTATCTTCTGGATGCCACTGCACAGGAAAACCTGAACGGCTGGAACGACAGACTGGTGAAGGAGATGGGCCTCACTGATCTGCAGCCCGAAACCCTGCTGGGAGAGGCTGGAAGGCACCTTTCAGGCGGTGAAATGGCACGGATGCAGGTGCTCAGGGCCTTGCTGCGCCCCTCCCCTTTCCTGCTTCTGGATGAACCCATTGCCCATCTGGATGAAGCCACAGCCAGAAAGACCATCCAGACCCTGCATCAGGAAGCCGGAGAACGTGCCGTGGTGGTGATCAGCCATGACACAGGGCCTTTTGGAAAAGACTGGAGAACAGTGAGCTGGACAGAAACCAGAGGCAGACCATCACCTGTGGCCAAATGATGGTCTGAAGGTTCAAGACCTGCCAGGGATCAGATTTTTATTTCTGTGGCAGGTGTTCGACCACCTCCACACCCTCAAGGTTGAGGGACTTCAGGTCAGGTTGTTGTCCCTTCAGGGCAGATTTCAGAAAGGCCAGAACCGCACGGTTCAGGGTCGCGGTGGTTCTCAGCGGATCGGCAGAGCCTGTGGCATAGGCTGGATGTTTTGCCAGGGGTGGAATGAGGGCATTGAGCACAGCAAGATCCGTAAAACTGTTGTGGTTTGCCCCCTTGAATTCAAGATAGGCGGCGTAACCTGGACTCTGGCTGATCCTCAACCATCTGCCAATTCGCATGTTCTCCAGCTGGGCCCTGACCGGTTCCATTTCGGGTGGGATGGCCTCAGGTTCACGGGGGGTGCTTTCAGAGACCGTGGTGAGGGTTGGCGTGTGGGAGAGGGTGTCCTGCAGAGGACCCCCGCCAAATCCCCCATCCATGTTGATGGCTGCCTGCACTTCCGAGGCGACCCTCAGGGCAGCAACCCCCCCGAAAGAGTGGCCCACCACGGCAATGCTTCTGGCATCCACATGGTTGCGCACGGCAGAAGCCACGGGCAGTTTCTGAATCAGGAATCGCAAATCCTTGATCCACACCTCCTGCACCCTTTCATACTGCTGCTGTCGGTCCAGAAATTGCTCGACAGGATCGGTGAGGGTGGGGTCAGGGTACAGGTCTGCCCCGTCCGTGCGAAAGACCACCTGATCTCCCAGCACAGCAAAGAGGGCACTGTAGGGGTGGGTCACTGCAGCGACCACGAAACCCTGACTGGCAAGCTCTTCCGCAAGGGTGGTGTTGACAAAAGGTGTTGAAGCCATCCCATGCGAGAGGATCACCAGTGGGAAACGGCCAGGAGCCATGGGGGTTCCATCCTGTGAATAACCCTGCAGCTGCGACAGCACAGCCAGAGGCAGACCGCTGCTCTGCGCCAGAGCTTCCAGGGTTTTTCCCTGCAACCAGGGTTGAGGGGATTTCAATGTTCGACTGGGGTAGTAAAACGTGACAGGCAACTGTCTGACATCTGCAGGATCATCGGTGAAGGTTTCAGGTCGGCTGGGATCGGTAAAAAGCTGGGAGCGTTTTCCCACCCCAAATGGACCTGTGGGCTGAGGAAAGTGCAGCTGCTCACTTCTGGGGGCAGGGGTCTGCTGCAAAACCCGTGCTGAAGCTTCCATCACCGGAGAGAGGGCGAACAGGGACATCAGTGAAA of the Deinococcus cellulosilyticus NBRC 106333 = KACC 11606 genome contains:
- a CDS encoding cytochrome ubiquinol oxidase subunit I, with the translated sequence MDALLLSRWQFGITTLYHFLFVPLTLGLSFMVAIFHTIYYRTDNSQYKDLAKFFGKLFVINFALGVATGIVQEFQFGMNWSEYSRFVGDIFGVPLAIEALMAFFLESTFLGLWLFGWGRLPKWVHLASIWLVALGSTLSAIWILVANAWMQMPVGYTLTDGKPMLSDIFAVIMSEQVQSQVPHTLVGGYITGGLFVLGISAYHMLKKNRPEFFQKSFQIALIFTAVFSLMAATTGHKQAQHVAENQPMKLAAMEALWKTEQPASFSLFAIIDQAKGESLREIKLPLLLSVLAHNNTTGEVKGIEELQKTLEAKYGPGNYIPPVTVLYWAFRIMVGLGMAFILLSLWGLWSWWRGNLQNNRLLLTLSLVMLFMPYVANSAGWIVTEMGRQPWVVYGLLKTVEAVSPTISSTYVWISMIGFTVIYGVLAVVDVVMLRRYALAFPAEAENDDRPQNSGSGTGRLVEVK
- the cydB gene encoding cytochrome d ubiquinol oxidase subunit II, whose amino-acid sequence is MMDLQSLWFILIAVLFIGYFFLEGFDFGVGMLLPILGRNDTEKRVILNSIGPFWDANEVWIITAAGAMFAAFPDWYATLFSGFYLPMFLILVGLIVRIAGIEFRGKVHSPAKRDLCDLMIFLGSFLPAFMWGLIITNIVRGLPIDASKNMVGGLDVIFHPYALLGGLVAVVVFILHGALFLSLRTTDPLRLRAHKAAERFWLPAGLLLAVFAWLGRSQTHLFDGMGLVPGTLPLLAILCFLFIPIALRIKNDALAFISGSAMILFATVVAFEGLYPNVMPSTLGEALSLTIRNASSSDYTLKVMTVVALTLLPFVLGYQIYTYWVFRKRVTPQTLDGGY
- the cydD gene encoding thiol reductant ABC exporter subunit CydD, with protein sequence MKPFLTRAGTHQIAVTSALFAVLTTALTLVMWFCAARVLNAVLLELRQDWTLLLWIGVCWALRGTLQVLRDRVVFQQAQRIKTDWRQQLFQSQMQQNTEHHEQQVLGRTLSVLDEGIEQVSKFHERFLPVAASSPVLAGLVLVVMFTQDWVSALLVMVTGPLIILFMVLIGYAAQAYQEEQFSSLGLLSTHFVRTMRNLPIIRAYGWQHKALSELKSANSSLRVKTMQVLRVAFLSGFVLELGATLSTALVAVAIGVRVFEGKMEYLPALYVLLLTPEYFLSLRNLGSEHHAFMEARAVLPEVLRLDQPRKQAPERTEILQRPPEILLRNVSIARGTGMLLQGLNVSVPSGGLLNIAGPSGSGKTTLVSALLGMRDVAEGEILLAGHSVQLIHPDEWKARVAYVSQFPVFVSGTIRDNLQAGRPDATDPEMVESLKRTHLWEALQHRGGLDLPLSEGALNLSAGERARLALSRAFLKDAPLVVLDEPTAHLDPQTEERLIPILKDLMTDKTSVLITHRRALRFPGAKVLALSGETTHA
- a CDS encoding ATP-binding cassette domain-containing protein, with amino-acid sequence MPESRWMPLLAVLCSVLMALFGVGLMTSSGHLLSRAAQHPESILLLMPIVTTVRFFGLGRAALRYAERLTSHEVTLRRVETTRLKVMQGFLDRFTYRLMGDQRQDALESIRKDTETLQNRFLTVDLPALTTWTVTTLTSVILFKLLPAAALLWMAASILILVFVPVLTRRPMMQRTEHLIQLRHARSARYRTQLKHSLELRFLHLPTAQNAAVLDEQIRTVEVQLKHLQTALMLARELVLALTLVAVLFLLVQSALPLAWISGIWLGVVAASEVQVAYLNRIPEQLKVQSIALPDHMPAAASECPSGEVLIFALPTGQKVTVRPGDRILITGPSGIGKSTLFEKLLGFRELESGEALLEGRDLCDAPARENLFAWAPQEPYLLDATAQENLNGWNDRLVKEMGLTDLQPETLLGEAGRHLSGGEMARMQVLRALLRPSPFLLLDEPIAHLDEATARKTIQTLHQEAGERAVVVISHDTGPFGKDWRTVSWTETRGRPSPVAK
- a CDS encoding alpha/beta hydrolase family protein, yielding MRNRVLIFSLMSLFALSPVMEASARVLQQTPAPRSEQLHFPQPTGPFGVGKRSQLFTDPSRPETFTDDPADVRQLPVTFYYPSRTLKSPQPWLQGKTLEALAQSSGLPLAVLSQLQGYSQDGTPMAPGRFPLVILSHGMASTPFVNTTLAEELASQGFVVAAVTHPYSALFAVLGDQVVFRTDGADLYPDPTLTDPVEQFLDRQQQYERVQEVWIKDLRFLIQKLPVASAVRNHVDARSIAVVGHSFGGVAALRVASEVQAAINMDGGFGGGPLQDTLSHTPTLTTVSESTPREPEAIPPEMEPVRAQLENMRIGRWLRISQSPGYAAYLEFKGANHNSFTDLAVLNALIPPLAKHPAYATGSADPLRTTATLNRAVLAFLKSALKGQQPDLKSLNLEGVEVVEHLPQK